TAGCTAAGCTAGTTTCTTGCAAGTTCTCAAATTTTAGCTAAGCTCTTTGTGTTAAGCTTGTTTTTTCCTGGATTTGTTCTTTATTCTATGCGCTCACTGTTGTTGAATGAACTTGTAGTTCTTGCAGCACTGTGCTCATAGTTAATTCTGAGACAAAGGTTTGGAAACTCTCATGAACATTTAGTTAGAATGGCTCTCAGGCAAAATGGAAATTTTGACCATTCAAATGGAACTCATGGAGTAAATGATGAACAAAAAGAATATTCTGAGAGCATGGTTGAAGGTAATGAAGTTATACTTTCTCTCTTTCATACATATAAACTCAGGTGTGCACATGTGCATGCCATAATTTTGTCAAATCTTCTTCactttaatatatgtttatttgctTAACTCTTATTTAATCTAGGTAATGGGCTATCAATTGTAGTGGAGTGGTTAAATGATATGATTCCTCATTTGAGTTTGCCACCGGAGGCTTCAGAGGAGGAATTGAGAACATGCTTGATTGATGGAACAGTCTTGTGTCATATCTTGAACAAGCTATGCCCCGGTTTAGTTGATGTGGTTGGTTTGATTCTAAGTTAATATgtctttttttgaaaaattatgatttaaattctctttttggttttttcacCTAAATATGAAGCTGATTTGCTTCCCATGTTGCATTCATCCATATGAAATTAAATTGTCTTTTTTGTTCTAGGGGGTCAGTAGTGAGCCGGGTCCTGCAAAAGTCCACCAGTTTCTGGCAGCTATGGATGAGTTGGGATTACCCAGGTTTGAACCATCAGTGCTAGAACAGGTACCAGAAGGTCTTTAATGCCCAACGGTATagcataattattatttcaatgtGGTCAGTTTAGTTGTGTAAATTTAACCGTTGAATCTAAATGCCATAATGAACCAATTTGACCTGTGGTGTGCTTGGTCAATGGTAAACTAAGGTGTGAATAGTTCTGATACATTCATTGGgcatattttttcagtttatcaATGATTCTTTTTAATGCTTTGATTCATTACACATCATACTGAAGATATCCTTAAATGCATTACAACTGTGTGTGACACTTATATATGCTGATTTGGTGTGTTCTCTTGAAGACATGATAGTTATGTTGATAAGAATGTAAATAGTTAAAGAGGAGAATGCACTTTCATTTGCAAAAAATTTATCCTGAAAGTTACATGCTAGTAAGCTTGATaattgttttacctttctatGGTTGTTCTAGAAAATATATGCATGCATACAGTCACATACTACATCTTTACAGCATGTTAGTGGGTAAAATACCCTGCATCTGTGTCAGAAGATGACACTTTGGTTTGTGTCAGCAATCATAGTTTTTTGTAAAAAACTGCAACCCAGTTAGTATCAGTCTGATTGTTGATATTGGAAAATAagtgattttattttgggttggCTTGTCTTTGGATGGTAATTCACTACAGCCCTTAGGTTTGTAGTGAATTACCATGTCAATGTGCATTTCTATTTGCTATCACCACCACCACACCCTCAAAGTGGGGAAAAAAAACTTCAGGTCTtacacaatttattttttttagttgtacttctaatttttttatgctGATTCCATTCCATCATTTGGGACCCTGTGCAGGGATATATGAAGCCAGTTTTGCAGTGCCTTATAATACTTAGGGCAAGTTTTGATTCCTACGATGAGGAAGACAACATCCAAAATCATTCAAGAAAGAAGTGGAGTGTTCCAAGGGTAGATCTTATAGAGGGAACTGACTGCTTTAGAGGGAGTGTAGGAACATATGGTAAAAGCTCTGCCATAGAACaagaaaatcaattgaattttttagatgGAAAATTCTGGAATGATATGTGTGGTCCTACCATAGAAAGTgtgtttacttatttttaaatgataggAAAGTCAATATAAACGATCCATGTGTGTGATGTTCTTGCTGAAGTTGTATTGAAAGTATTTGCGTAATTCATCTCATATGATTTAGAATGGAGGgcctgatgatattatttagtttgccaaatttactatattatgttttttggcTGGCAAAGATTATGATATTgctgatattattattatatattatttattgttattattattattattattttttctggaGTCATCTGTGTTTGATGCATCATGTTGCTCATGAAGGATCTTTTGCAGATATTTCTGATTTGAAGATTTCGGAACTCATAAATTCAAGGAGTTTAGATGTAAGATCCTGATGTTCtttatgtttgtgtttttgtgcttgtttttgaatatttattatggGATTGTAGTCTCttataaaagtttagtttttccATATAAGCATAAAGTCTAATAGTGTTTGTCTGTTTGTGATTCTTTGATACAGAATGCCTCAACTAAATCACTGTTCAGTGTTGTGAATCAAATTCTGGATGAACGCATTGAAAGAAAGAATGGGGATGTACCTCAAGTGCGTCAGTGATCACTAAAGCATTCATGgattatacataattatgtttctttttattttttgagcaAATGCTGTTTTGCATATTTAATTAGTACTATTCTTTTCTATCTTTACCTATTTTTCAGCATGTGGCATGTCTGCTGAGAGAGGTTGTGCAACTCATTGAAAAACGAATGGCAATTCAAGCacagaattttaaaaatgtaaCTTGCTTCTggaaatttctaatttttttcttaactaacTGCTCATGGATAATATATCTTCCTGTTGGTGCTTGGCTTCAGCAAAACAATCTTTACAGGGCTTGTGAGGAAAAGTACCAATTAAGAATCAGAGTGCTTGAGACCCTGGCAATGGCGTCTACTGAAGAGAATCGGGTATCAACCAATAGTTTGCCTTTGCTTTTTGCCTTTGTTTATACACTCAATTGACTTGGTACTCTTTCTGTAACTTTGTGTAGATTGTTGTAAATCAACTTGGGCAACTAAAGGTGCGTCTCATTCAGTTCGTAATGTTTCTCCTCTCttaaattatttgttgatttaaGCTTCTTCCTTATTGAACATATCAAGTTGCAAAATTTAGGGTGAATAACATCAGAATCAGTATTAAATCTTGCAGTTCTTGAcgttatgtatatttaatatgtgccaataagaaaaacattattccctgattttttttttcatttgaaagatcctttgacttaattaatttgtatccTTGTATTGATTAACATGCATAatgctatatgtatatattgagTACATATTGCAATCATATATATCTTCCCTTTGCATTTATCATGCCATTGTATTCTATTTGTAATATAGCTGTAAGCTGGAATGGCTGCCAAATAACCATAAGTTTTCAAATTAGAACTTTATAGAAGATGCATGATTTTGAATCAGTTGTGGATGTGATGTGGTGTTTTGCCATTATCTCCCATTTGGTAATTCGTAAGAAGCCTCATAATTGTTGAAATAAGTAGAACATTGATAAAGAATAGAATCAATAGAAACATCACATGTTATAACTGTGTTAAGTGATACTCTTGGGCAATTCATTAGATTGTTCTTCGCATTATGCAGGCTGACAAAACCAAAATGGAGGAGAAGGAAAAGCTTGAAGAGCAGAATGTGCTTagattgaaaaaagaaagggaTCATAGTAGTATTGAGATTTCTGCATTGAAACAAGAATTAGAAATGGAAAAAAAGACACATATACTACACTGCTTGAAATTGGAAGCACAGGTTGAGGACACTAAAGTTGAGTCAGATCGGAAGTTAAAGGAACTTGAGTGCCTTTTAATAGATTCAAAGAAGAAGGTGAAAGAACTAGAATCATTTTCTGAATCCAAATATCAAAGATGGAAAAAGAAGGAATCTACTTATCAGAACTTCATAGATTACCAGTTTGCAGCTATACAGGTTTGTCTTTACTATTAGCTTTTGCTTTTATAATGTGTTAATGCTTATTATCACATCTCCAATTGTGACATTGATTAGGATATAAGGGTAGCTTTTGAGTCCATAAAACATGAAGTCTTGAAGACGAAAGGGAGTTATGCGGAGGAATTTAATCACTTGGGTTAGACTGCTGATTCAaagtctttttttattttgtttaatttgcaTTTTACTATGTGTTGGGCATTTCCTCATGGTGagtactttctttttttaacagGGCTAAACCTAAAAGGGCTTGCAGATGCTGCTGAGAATTACCATTCGGTTCTGGCAGAAAATCGAAAATTGTACAGTGAAGTTCAGGACTTAAAAGGTAGAGTGTCTTATAATTAATGTGCTTGACATACCAGTAGATTAACAAATGTTTGTTCCTCTTTCTTGAACAGGAAATATTAGAGTATATTGCCGGATAAGACCATTCCTTCCAGGCCAGACTAAGAAGCAAACAACATTAGAATTTGTTGGTGACAATGGTGAGTTGGTGGTTTCAAATCCCGTAAGGCAAGGAAAAGACACTCATCGGCTCTTCAAGTTTAACAAAGTTTTTGGTCCAGAAGCCACTCAAGGTAATTATTTTTTGCATATTAACAATTTGATGGGTGGCTTTATTGATTGTCAGGAAATATtctgaatattttatcttttaaatgtGTTGGCAGAGGAGGTATTCTTAGATACACAACCATTAATACGATCTGTTCTTGATGGATACAACGTTTGTATATTTGCTTATGGACAGACTGGATCAGGGAAGACCTATACAATGGTGTGTAACTTGTGTACATTTACAATGTATGATAGTGTTGATTGTTTATACTTGTcccttataaattttgtttttgttttactctgTAGAGTGGGCCTTGTATAGCATCAAGAGAAGATTGGGGTGTCAATTATCGAGCAGTGAATGATCTTTTCCAAATTTCTCAAAGTAGGAAGAATTGCATTATATATGATGTTGGTGTTCAGATGGTTGAGATTTATAATGAACAAGTTCGTGATCTACTGTCAAGTGATGGTCCACAAAAGAGATAtcctttatttttatgttttggtttATTTTCATTCTCAGAGGTTTCACTCCCTTCTTGGTTGGTTATTCTGATTATTTGTACCATATTAATTTACCTTTTCATATCCTAGTGGAATAAGATTGATAGGACCtcatttttaaatgaattgtaACATAATTGTTGAAAAAAGGATCTGTGCACTTTCAATTTGCATGTTAAATATTCTCTTACTCAAATATTGTGCATTGATTTTAATGCTTTAGAACTTGTATTGCAATTTGAATCTAAAGTGAGTTGTTTAATCATTTTTGTGTGCATGTATACACGCACATAAGAATTCATCTTAATGCATTAATTTGCGAATTTTATTCCTGTatctttattattcttttttggtCAATTATTATGGTAGTACATTTTATTACTCTGATCGCAGCAGAAAGGATTTTTTTTGTGTCCTTTGACTTGCACACACTTGGGATTTGGAGTACCACCCAACCAAATGGGTTAGCTGTCCCTGAGGCAAGTATGCACTCTGTTAAATCAACCACAGATGTGTTGGAATTAATGAATATTGGGTTGATGAATAGAGCTGTAGGCGCTACTGCACTTAATGAAAGAAGTAGCAGATCGCACAGGTATAATTTCTCTATTTATTTTGCATAactaatgtttttctttttctctataattgAGGGTGCTCATTTGATTTGATTGTACAGCGTTCTCACAGTTCATGTTTATGGCACCGATGTAAAATCTGGTGCCACTTTGCGTGGCAATCTACATTTGATAGACCTTGCTGGCAGTGAAAGGTTGGATCGCTCTGAAGCTACGGGTGATAGACTCAAGGAGGCACAGCATATAAACAAATCACTATCAGCTCTTGGAGATGTAATCTTTGCTCTGGCACAAAGGAGTCCTCATGTCCCATACAGAAATAGCAAATTAACTCAAGTCCTTCAGAGTTCTTTGGGTAATAATTCtgcctttttcttattttttatagtagGATCTTATCTGCCAGATGAAAGTATAAATTCTACAGCATATTCGTGATTTCACAGAAGACTTGTTCTCtacatatatagattttttatgTTGCAGGTGGTCAAGCGAAGACCCTTATGTTTGTGCAGCTTAATCCTGATGCAGAGTCCTATTCTGAAACCATAAGTACCTTAAAGTTTGCTGAGAGAGTTTCTGGTGTTGAATTAGGCGCTGCAAAGAGCAACAAAGAGGGAAGGGATGTTAAAGAACTTATGGAGCAGGTTGTTCTTGGAGTAACATTATCTGAAAATTTAGCATGGTCACCGCTTGTAGTATCTTACTGTCTTTTAATTATCTTCTGTAAATTGCCTTCCTAAGAAAAATGACAACCCTTAATTTTTTGGGTTAGACTCCAGCCATTTGATATCCCAGTATATAACAGCAAATTTGTTTGCTAGTGTAGCCACACATGTATATTaagtttaatcaaatttgtCTGGTTTGGATAATTACTTTCTACGGACTTTTAGGAGGAATAAGTTGGACCTAAACTGATGAACCTTGTTTGTGTGTGTTGAATCTCATCAATGCCATGTGATGCATTGTCCTCTAAATGTCTTTTGATCCTGCAGGTTTCATCTCTTAAGGACACAATTGCAaagaaagatgaagagattGAGCACTTGCGGGTTAAGGCTAATAATGCCAACAGTGCAAAGCAACTTATGAGCTCACTTAGACATTCATCTTCCTCTCCATCTCCAAGGAGAAAATCTGTAGGGAGTCCTCTCTTAAGCAGAAGATTGTCAATGGGGAAAGGCCTGGGAGTAACTGATAAAGCAGCTTCTGATATGGACAACTCCTCTGAGTTCAGTGATAAGCATTCTGATGGTAGTTCTCATCATTCAATGGAGGACTGTAAAGGCCAGAAGATATCTCCCTCACAATCAAAGCTTGCTGTAGAGGACTCAAGTCAGAATGTAACTGAAGACCTTGAGCTCTTGGGGTTTGGGGAGGCAGATTCAGAGGAAAGATTAAGTGACATATCTGATGGTGGCCTTTCAATGGGGACCGAAACTGATGGTTCAACCAGTGTGGTAGAGTTCACTCTTTTCCCTGAAACTGCAAAACCAGCGGTGAAATCAGACAACACAGAAAAGTTAGTATCACTAGCAAAGCCTTTGGGCATTCATATATTATCTAGATTTCTGCTAATGTTTGCTTACTTGCACTTAATCTTGGAGATTGATAGTCTGACACTAGTGTTTTGTTTccccctctttttttttttttttttttgggtgattgAATGCAGACCCAGTTGCCCATCCAGCCTTCCAAAGCCCCTGCCAAACCGAAAGGTGGTGCAACTTAGACCTTCTTGTCTGTCATTGACCAAGGCAACAAAAGCCTCCTCCTCAAGGATCTTAACAAGTATGTTACCTTGGAACAGTTAATTTTGGTTACATTACTCTTCCCTTCTCCTTTTTCATTTCATCTGTCTTTCAAAATGTTTGACAGGTGTCAAGAAACCAACTCCTAGCAGTTCTTCGACCAGGTTTCCAAAACGATGGCAGTAATATTATAGGACTCCTTGTCCCTGTTTGTAATTCTGTTATTAATGCATCTCACAGGTATTTCTTACTGGAAGAGGTAATAGGAAGCCTCTCATTTtgtaatatcattaaaaaacgtagtgtaatattatatttaggtTCTTactttatatgtttaaattagttttaatcTCTTTATGCTTGTCCAGCAGTAGGAAACTTGGATTCCAGATGGTTTGTAAGcggtttgaaaattattgtaaaaatattcaTGCAGAAGCTGGAAGTCTTCCTTGGTTAGGAATCTGAGTTGTCTTAGGAGCCCTGGAATTTGATCTCTGATAAAAGTATTCTACtcagtattttaattttaggcGAATTCGTAGTGAAATGATAAGGTGTTGTAAACTCaatttggaaaaattcaaaaatcttttttctatttgttgACTAATGAGTTGGAACCGAAGCATTGTCTAGTTAAGTTTAAGGGTGGATGTGAGTTGAGCCAACTGGAACAGGGATCATTTTGAGTCTTTCAAATCCAGAATAGTTAGATAATGAGTTTGAACTGTTCAATCGGTGATGAGTTTGTTCGAGAAGTTGGGATGGACTCGAATTGATTTAATTTGGCTCAAATTGACATTTGGCTTAGATCGAGTTGAAGTTTTAATTCGATGGCTTGCttcgagtttgacttaaatttttttcggtCATATTGTTTATCTCATTTATGATATCATTTATCTCATTGGTAATATTAGTTTTTGcgttagttatattattattttattgataatactatttatttgattcttCTTAATAACCTTTTAATGATGCATCTAATTGGTCCGaatttagcttgaatttgatataataaattttaattgaatttgagccaatttatatttatgtttaattttgtttgaatccaaccctatgaGAAGGTGTGAAAAAGTAATTGAAGAAAAACAGATTGTCATAGATGGAGAAGAGTCGCTGGAGAATTATGGGTGACTTTTTTACAATTCAATTAAACGGAGTTGGTTTAACTTGATCATAAGTTGGGACTTTTCTTACTCGAACTTAAATTATTCTACCCGAGTCCGAGTCCGAGTCAAGGTCTGAGCTCAAGTGACTTAGATTGCGTCTAGCCTAGCACTTGTGTTTAAAATCGGTACTATTTTTAGCATTCAGGGGGGATTTTTTTACCTTGTATTATAAGGAAATCATAAATTGGAAAACATCCATTCCTACTCTGATTCctatttccttttccttttcttgatTCTCAAGTcaatactatatatatgtaCCATACAAATATTCCATCAAGCTATCCACAGCACTGAACTTCCTCTCCATGTCATAATGTCTAATTGGTCTGAACTTCCTCAAGATCTTCTACTCATTTTGCTTGAAAAATTAGACAATTTATTCGATTATATTCGCTTCTGCAGTGTCTGTTCGTCATGGAGATCAGTTGGTAAAACAGACAGCCACCGTATTCGCCGCCAACCACCATGTCTTCTCTTTTCAAGCGGCAAATTTTTGCCCATTACTCAACTTCAGAATCCCCATCCTCCAAAGTCACCATTGCTTTCACTGCCTCAAAACACTGCATGTCTAGGCTCTTACAGGGGCTGGCTGGCCATTCTCAATCGAGACGTGACTATGCTGCATTTGCAAAATCCTGTCTCTGGCCAACAGATTGCACTCCCTCCTCTCAAAGCTATTATAGATAATCATAAAAGCAATTATCAGCATAGAACTTCTGTCTGGCCGATAAAGAAAGCTGTTTTATCCTCAGAGCCCTCGTCTTCAAGCTGTTTTGTCGTGGTTATATGTTCAATAAGTGACTTGTTCTATTGCAAGCTTGGAGATGCAACCTGGACTCGTTTACTAGTGCCAGGATTTGCAGAATCCAGGGGCTTTTCTGATGTCACGTATCACATGGGACAACTTCTTGCTTTACAAAGTACCGGAACCATCTTCACCACTGATCTTAATTCCTCTTGTCCAAGGCTGACCAAGTTAGACACAGTCGGATACACATGGAATCATGCTTACCTGGTTTCTTGTGGAGCTGAGCTCTTAGTAGTCTCCCATCGTGAGGCCTGTAATGGTGTTACCAAATTTGAAGTTCAAAAACAAGATTATATCAC
Above is a genomic segment from Mangifera indica cultivar Alphonso chromosome 3, CATAS_Mindica_2.1, whole genome shotgun sequence containing:
- the LOC123212067 gene encoding kinesin-like protein KIN-14J isoform X1; this encodes MALRQNGNFDHSNGTHGVNDEQKEYSESMVEGNGLSIVVEWLNDMIPHLSLPPEASEEELRTCLIDGTVLCHILNKLCPGLVDVGVSSEPGPAKVHQFLAAMDELGLPRFEPSVLEQGYMKPVLQCLIILRASFDSYDEEDNIQNHSRKKWSVPRVDLIEGTDCFRGSVGTYDISDLKISELINSRSLDNASTKSLFSVVNQILDERIERKNGDVPQHVACLLREVVQLIEKRMAIQAQNFKNQNNLYRACEEKYQLRIRVLETLAMASTEENRIVVNQLGQLKADKTKMEEKEKLEEQNVLRLKKERDHSSIEISALKQELEMEKKTHILHCLKLEAQVEDTKVESDRKLKELECLLIDSKKKVKELESFSESKYQRWKKKESTYQNFIDYQFAAIQDIRVAFESIKHEVLKTKGSYAEEFNHLGLNLKGLADAAENYHSVLAENRKLYSEVQDLKGNIRVYCRIRPFLPGQTKKQTTLEFVGDNGELVVSNPVRQGKDTHRLFKFNKVFGPEATQEEVFLDTQPLIRSVLDGYNVCIFAYGQTGSGKTYTMSGPCIASREDWGVNYRAVNDLFQISQSRKNCIIYDVGVQMVEIYNEQVRDLLSSDGPQKRLGIWSTTQPNGLAVPEASMHSVKSTTDVLELMNIGLMNRAVGATALNERSSRSHSVLTVHVYGTDVKSGATLRGNLHLIDLAGSERLDRSEATGDRLKEAQHINKSLSALGDVIFALAQRSPHVPYRNSKLTQVLQSSLGGQAKTLMFVQLNPDAESYSETISTLKFAERVSGVELGAAKSNKEGRDVKELMEQVSSLKDTIAKKDEEIEHLRVKANNANSAKQLMSSLRHSSSSPSPRRKSVGSPLLSRRLSMGKGLGVTDKAASDMDNSSEFSDKHSDGSSHHSMEDCKGQKISPSQSKLAVEDSSQNVTEDLELLGFGEADSEERLSDISDGGLSMGTETDGSTSVVEFTLFPETAKPAVKSDNTEKPSCPSSLPKPLPNRKVVQLRPSCLSLTKATKASSSRILTSVKKPTPSSSSTRFPKRWQ
- the LOC123212067 gene encoding kinesin-like protein KIN-14J isoform X2 is translated as MVEGNGLSIVVEWLNDMIPHLSLPPEASEEELRTCLIDGTVLCHILNKLCPGLVDVGVSSEPGPAKVHQFLAAMDELGLPRFEPSVLEQGYMKPVLQCLIILRASFDSYDEEDNIQNHSRKKWSVPRVDLIEGTDCFRGSVGTYDISDLKISELINSRSLDNASTKSLFSVVNQILDERIERKNGDVPQHVACLLREVVQLIEKRMAIQAQNFKNQNNLYRACEEKYQLRIRVLETLAMASTEENRIVVNQLGQLKADKTKMEEKEKLEEQNVLRLKKERDHSSIEISALKQELEMEKKTHILHCLKLEAQVEDTKVESDRKLKELECLLIDSKKKVKELESFSESKYQRWKKKESTYQNFIDYQFAAIQDIRVAFESIKHEVLKTKGSYAEEFNHLGLNLKGLADAAENYHSVLAENRKLYSEVQDLKGNIRVYCRIRPFLPGQTKKQTTLEFVGDNGELVVSNPVRQGKDTHRLFKFNKVFGPEATQEEVFLDTQPLIRSVLDGYNVCIFAYGQTGSGKTYTMSGPCIASREDWGVNYRAVNDLFQISQSRKNCIIYDVGVQMVEIYNEQVRDLLSSDGPQKRLGIWSTTQPNGLAVPEASMHSVKSTTDVLELMNIGLMNRAVGATALNERSSRSHSVLTVHVYGTDVKSGATLRGNLHLIDLAGSERLDRSEATGDRLKEAQHINKSLSALGDVIFALAQRSPHVPYRNSKLTQVLQSSLGGQAKTLMFVQLNPDAESYSETISTLKFAERVSGVELGAAKSNKEGRDVKELMEQVSSLKDTIAKKDEEIEHLRVKANNANSAKQLMSSLRHSSSSPSPRRKSVGSPLLSRRLSMGKGLGVTDKAASDMDNSSEFSDKHSDGSSHHSMEDCKGQKISPSQSKLAVEDSSQNVTEDLELLGFGEADSEERLSDISDGGLSMGTETDGSTSVVEFTLFPETAKPAVKSDNTEKPSCPSSLPKPLPNRKVVQLRPSCLSLTKATKASSSRILTSVKKPTPSSSSTRFPKRWQ
- the LOC123210716 gene encoding F-box protein At2g26160-like — protein: MSNWSELPQDLLLILLEKLDNLFDYIRFCSVCSSWRSVGKTDSHRIRRQPPCLLFSSGKFLPITQLQNPHPPKSPLLSLPQNTACLGSYRGWLAILNRDVTMLHLQNPVSGQQIALPPLKAIIDNHKSNYQHRTSVWPIKKAVLSSEPSSSSCFVVVICSISDLFYCKLGDATWTRLLVPGFAESRGFSDVTYHMGQLLALQSTGTIFTTDLNSSCPRLTKLDTVGYTWNHAYLVSCGAELLVVSHREACNGVTKFEVQKQDYITTQWRDVKDLGGYALFLGYNRSFAVLATGLKGIQANHIYFTLVKSYKIDWQYQCLPAEHEVGMYDLEQSKVKPICQNNISIAAENTSVWWVPKIQ